Proteins encoded within one genomic window of Leptidea sinapis chromosome 7, ilLepSina1.1, whole genome shotgun sequence:
- the LOC126965500 gene encoding cytochrome P450 6B2-like → MFVALSILACAAFIYYVYRKQFSYWRTRKVPHPTPIPLLGNYKDYIFIKKTLYETVSDMCKKFPNEPYFGAVFGTEPTLIVQDPEYIKLVLIKDFSYFNSREIARYMDHEVVTKGLFFAHGDKWKIVRQNFAPLFSIAKMKSMFYLIEECTEVLNNTLDKELQSTQTEVTRLMAGFTMDCIGSCVFGVKAEVGNENNIFRHIGEAIFQNSSFMSFKLIVRSIWPAIFYGLGLKVFPKQITELFSSLLKTIFKQRQYKDSGRNDFVDLMLSLKQNQYLYGESIADKNGETRKIKQKVDDELLYGQSSIFFGGGYETSSSTLAHTLFELAKNTKAQEKVITEVDNYFKKNEKLTYECVQETPYLSACFNETMRLYPVLGVLTREVVDDYKFPSGLVLEKGVRVHIPVFNIHRKPEYFTDPESYRPERFLGEEREKIKPCTYMPYGEGPRYCIGMRFGIMQMTAGLMTVLRKCRLELAEGMPDKLEFEPRAVVVSQTKGGVYLKLIPRDTT, encoded by the exons ATGTTTGTTGCGCTTTCAATCCTTGCTTGTgctgcatttatttattatgtttatcgGAAACAATTTTCTTATTGGAGGACAAGAAAAGTTCCCCATCCAACCCCAATACCTCTGCTAGGAAATTACaaagattatatatttataaaaaagacgCTCTACGAAACAGTGAGTGACATGTGTAAGAAGTTTCCTAACGAGCCTTATTTTGGAGCCGTATTTGGAACTGAGCCAACACTAATAGTTCAAGATCCTGAATACATAAAACTGGtgttaataaaagatttttcaTATTTCAACAGTAGGGAGATCGCAAGATATATGGATCATGAAGTGGTAACAAAGGGATTATTTTTTGCACATGGAGATAAATGGAAGATTGTGAGGCAAAATTTCgcgccactcttttcaattgcAAAGATGAAGAGTATGTTTTACTTAATCGAAGAATGCACTGAAGTTCTTAACAATACCTTAGATAAGGAATTACAATCAACCCAGACTGAAGTAACAAGATTAATGGCTGGATTTACTATGGACTGTATAGGTTCGTGTGTGTTTGGAGTAAAAGCAGAGGTgggaaatgaaaacaatatattCCGTCATATTGGTGAAGCAATATTTCAAAACTCTTCTTTTATGTCTTTCAAACTTATTGTACGATCAATTTGGCCAGCAATTTTCTACGGTTTAGGCCTGAAAGTATTTCCAAAACAAATAACAGAATTATTCAGCAGTTTACTAAAAACGATATTTAAACAGCGACAGTATAAAGATTCCGGTCGAAACGATTTCGTTGATCTTATGTTGTCTCTCAAACAAAATCAGTATTTGTATGGTGAGAGCATTGCAGACAAAAATGGTGAAACTAGAAAAATTAAACAGAAAGTTGATGATGAACTGCTGTATGGCCAAAGTTCAATATTCTTTGGTGGTGGATATGAAACTTCATCGTCCACCTTAGCTCACACGCTTTTTGAACTAGCTAAGAACACAAAAGCACAAGAGAAAGTAATCACAGAAGTTGATAATTACTTTAAGAAGAATGAAAAACTTACTTATGAATGTGTTCAAGAAACACCTTACCTTTCCGCATGTTTCAATGAGACCATGCGACTATATCCAGTCCTTGGTGTACTTACAAGAGAGGTAGTAGATGATTATAAATTTCCATCTGGTTTAGTCTTGGAAAAAGGTGTTCGTGTCCACATACCAGTTTTCAACATCCACCGCAAACCGGAATATTTCACTGATCCGGAAAGTTATCGGCCTGAAAGATTTTTAGGTGAAGAAAGGGAGAAAATTAAACCATGTACCTATATGCCTTATGGGGAAGGACCCAGATATTGTATTG GTATGAGGTTCGGAATTATGCAGATGACAGCTGGTTTGATGACAGTTCTTAGGAAGTGCCGCCTGGAGCTGGCAGAGGGAATGCCAGACAAGTTAGAGTTCGAACCTCGAGCGGTAGTTGTGTCACAAACAAAGGGTGGGGTCTATCTTAAGTTGATACCTCGAGATACAACGTGA